The stretch of DNA TCGCCTTAATCCATTATCTGTAAACCTCtacaaatatattacatgtaTGGATATTTTAGACCTACTGTATCATAATTTCATCATTATCATAAGTATCATAGTTACCATAATAATTATCTGAATCACATAAAGCCCTCATGCATGCATAAAGCGCAGCACTGAACCGCTGCAGTGATGTCATGTGTGAGGTGTCTATGCGGCACTGATGCCATTGTGTGATTCCAGcagtctctctttttctttgtcCCTCTGTGCTCTCTTGTGATTGGTGCAAACTCATGAGATGTTACCATCGCCCCCTTGTGGCTCTGATAGGATTGCTTCATTAGGAAGGAAGACTTGCTATTAAAtactatttattcattttgctgaTGCGTTTATCTGACGGAATTTACAGTAATCTTATTACAGGGACAATCCTCCTGGAGTAATGGCTTTTTGATTATCACGTGCAATAGTTCATGCTTAGATATTTAACCTCTATGCCAACACATAGAGTCATTATGGATTAGCATCCTGCTATATTACTAATGCTATTTTTTGCATAATATATGGCATGAACAGTATGCAGGTTTTTTTGTATGCATTGAATCCATACCTGACCTTCTACATTCGCCAAAATGTGCAGCATACAGTACATTTGTAGCATACTGCATTGAATAGCtgacaatgcaatgcacttaaTCTTCCATTTCCAGTGTAATGAATGAAAAGTTACCAACCatgcttttgttattttaacatgtccctcttcattcatttttaacttccaaaattaagacattttacaCAAAACTGGATGAAGTGCAAAATAACCGTtctgacttaaagggatagttcacccaaaaaataaaattctgtcatcatttactcaccctcaggttgttccaaacctgtataaaaaatgttgttctgttgaacacaaaggaatatattttgaagaatgtgggaaactgaacaattctggggcacctttgacttccatagtatttttttccctactatggaagtcaatggtgccccaaagcggcctggttacaaacattcttacaAATATCtacctttgtgtacagcagaacaaagaaatttatacaggtttggaacaacttgagagggagtaaatgatgacagaattttcatttttaggtgaactatccctttaagattttaCTGCCAAATACATAAAATAGAGGTAATTATGGAAAATAATCCAAGATGAAAATATGACACCACTCATATATCATGTAACAACATATTTATCATTGAATAATGCCTATTGTTTTATATACGATTTTTATCAAATATTAGGCAGTATACAGTGCATACTACGTAGTATTCAGTATGCAGTAACCTAGTATTTTAATTTCGAACATAGCCATTGAGTGGAATGTATTGATGTTCACTGTTGTTCAGTTTAATGGGAATTGAACCATCCAGCTTTCAATTGCAAGCCCAGAGTTTTTGTTtacaatacatttacattttacatttattttaggaAACGCTTTTATCCGAaatgacttacaaatgaggaaccGTGCAAGCAGTTTCACAGCCTACTTGCTCCGTAAAGACATTTTAGTAGCTAATAGTTTTCTTGTTTAACTTTGTAGATTTATTGTtgaatagaaaaatatttttaattttttttttttttgtagtttctgttttgttttgtttttttattctacTTAGAGTTGCATATGTTACTGCTTGAACTGCCTTTCTTTATTGCTGTTAGAGAAGCATTTCAATGCCGAATAGAGCGCTTTTAGTGTCTTTTATGCAACGCCACATCCCATATTAGGTAACTAGATACCTAGGCTGGTAATGTTAACTATTTTAACCTGAAAAACTGACCACTGTGAAGATTTCCATAATAAATTCAGCAACTTCTTGCTTCAGAATTTTGGGAAGTGTAGgcaattaaataattttgaaatcAGTAATTGTGTATGGTAGAtctgcctcttttttttttttttctttctttttttttcttttttttttttttggagtagtattttttttacttctagAAGCCCACTTTTGCGGTCTGTTAAAACAAGGATCCAGAGGGTCAGTGAGAGGAGGAGAGGATAGTCAGGGCACCGTTTTGGAGATTAAGATGTGGCGATAGTCGTGACGCATATGTAACCCTtcttgtgttgtgtttgtttgggaCAGTGCTGCTGGTGAAGCAGGCCTGGCCCCAGACGGCATCTGCTCCGGGGCCCGGAGAAGGCTCCTATGACCTGGCCGTGGACGCTGGCTCAGAGAGCAGGCAGTACCAGGCCTCATCTACAGCATTCAGTAAATATGATTACTATACTCTACTGTAACTGCTGTGTGTTCCCCTGTTACTCtataacacacaaacacacacccttTTACCTCGTTCAGACAGTCAGttcaaatctgatttttgtgtATATCCAATTGGAATCTGATTatatttagcaagtgtgaacagcaaaaaatcacatgaaatgctATTTTTACAAATCCGTTTTGAGCTTCATTCATATTTGGTTTGAAATCCTGTTCAaatcgcatttctggaaatccattTCAGTCTGACCGCTCAAATCTGATTTTGTGTGGTTTATGTCACTTTATCATGCCACGAAAAACACATGTCGGACGTTGTTATAtcaaacatgctgaaagtcgctgctgaaacaaggttgtgttgttgcaaagtgccggTCGAGTGGAAAATTACAATACAATGGTGACGTGTTGAAGACGGGCGGAGATGAAAGCACGGAATAAAGCCACACATGGCAGCCTCCTGTGTTTCTGCACAGCTACACATTGTCAGTTTCATGTAAATAAGaaaacatctgtattgcaaacccctccacGTTGCTGTTTTTGGCGTCTGTCTACCAACGCAACACCATAGAAACTAATGCAGATATTCTGAAAAACATAAGAGCACCACGTGACAGACAAATCAGATCTGAATAGTTGAGATACACAGTGTGGACAGTCTATAATTTAGATCACATTCCAgtcggatacacaaataatcgaatttggactgacagtgtgaacatagcTATAGAGTCCCATACTGCTTATAAAAAACACTTATTCTCATTGTTCTGTTTCCCCagagcgcgcacacacacacaaacacacgcacacagacacacttttGGCCCTGCAGGATTCGATCACATAATGACGTCCATTCATGCTGTGTAAACAAACTTTACAATAAACTCTGTTCtaaaaacctagtgagctgcacTTCTGCCtactgcctacataggcagcaacctaataaggcagcatcctaaGTGAAAATGGAAcctttttaaaacactttttattttatttttagttttaaatatttttatttgaccaaaGATGTGATTTtcccatatatatttttttctgacctGAAGTAAGATCCACATGAATTCTGTAAATCCAAGGAAAACATtgctgcatttattattattttgaatttttattattttgattattattattattcaaaaaaattattttaattttttacagtgcaataGTATTATTGCagtagtaatatatttctgtatttttataattgaaataataatgaaacataaaaaacaGGTTTTCTTTTTGTCCTTAGTTGATCACATGacaattgtatatttattttgatttagatttatagCGCTCCGACATGAAGCGCTCTGGAGACTCGATTCATTACTGATTTCAGTCAAATTTGACATTAGcatataaaatgattttaataatatttaaatttttatataaatagatTTATAATTGACATTTCTCTCGCTTTGTTTGGCATCTTGGATTATTtttcacaatgcattctgggatataataatttggtcaaaaatgtgGTATAAAATGTTAGTATTGTTAcgatattattatagtttttttatgaatatttttaattagttattattttaatatttttcattttaattttaaagtttttgtttttatcatttgtattaggttttttttttttttttttggtgtctatatattttatatattttttaattatacataGTTTATGCCAgttaacatttcaaataatgaatgtgtgtttttatggttttagttaactataataaccctaaAATGCAACATTATCTTTTGTACGCCTTTGTGTCAGAGTGGGCCTATGATgtgccttaaaatgctgtctaggtaagCAGCTCACTAGGGTTTGTTACAGGTAAAATCTCACATTGCATACTGGAGACACACCATCTGAGATCTGAGCTTTCATTCTCACCGTAGACAGCAGAGCTTTTGGAATTGAGATTGCGTAAAATTGTGTTGTGGGATTGAATTAGACAGGAGTGGCTAAGCTAGACTAAAGACAGTTGAATCTGGTTTGTTGCATCAGTGGTTTGTCAAATGTGAAGTAATGACTGATAGCATGTCTTTGGTATGTAGGTAATCTATTGATGTGTTGCGCAACTAATAACGCCTCAAGCAATGTATTCTTGACTTCCGTTTGTGCAGCTGAATTCACATTCTTATGCTTTTTGTTACTACTTTGTTGTCAACAATCCTCCAATAAATCGCTGGCAAATAAAAAGCCTAACAAATGGTGTGTGTGGAAAAAGAGAAGGTGTCGGTGTGTGTGCTTGGTTGTTTAATGTGTGATATCTCTGACTTGAAagggtgtgtgagtgtttgcacTTCATATGTGCTTTAGTTTAGTTTGGCGCACTCCCTCCTTACACTTCTTGTGTGCTTTACTGGTGCTCACCAGAAGGTGGCGACGTGGAGGTTTTGGAAATCAAACCAGAGCACACGGACGTGTGTGAAGGAATATTTTATAGActtaatatgtattatattcgATTGTTGTGTGCCAGATGCCTATCGGACCTAACAATCTGTTTCCGTCTCTGTTTCAGGATACACTGCAGGAACGCCTTATAAAGTCCCCCCTACTCAGACCAATGGAGCCCCTCCTCCCTATTCCCCATCCCCTAACCCCTACCAGACGGCCATGTACCCTATTAGAAGTGCCTATCCCCAGCAGAACCTCTATGCTCAGGTAAGACCTTGTTCTATACCCTGAATATTGCGAAGTTGCTTTGAAACATTTTCTATTGAGCAAGGcactataaatataaaagtgacaACTAACACGTAGCAAGCTAGAATAACTCCATCATCCATGATAAGCATAatgttttgtggtgtttttaataattaGTTATCAAGAGAGAAATCAAACTTGACCCTTCTCCTCTTATTCTGCAATAtttatcagaaaaaaaaggttttgcaATCTACTATAATAACTTGCTTGACCTATGTCAGCCCATGGCTATTCAAGTATTGTTATAGATTACTTTTGTCAGTAATGCTGCAATTTTACCGTCTTTCCAAAagttaaggattagttcactttaaaattaaaattaccccaagatttactcaccctcaagccattctaggtgtttatgactttcttctttctgatgaacacaatcggagttatataaataaacctcacgcgtccaagctttataatggcagtgaacgggaccaacgagtatgaagctcaagaaagtgcatccatccattataaacgaattccacatggctctgggggcttaataaaggccttctgaagtgaagtgaagcgatgcgtttgtgtaagaaaaatatccacatttaacgagttataaagtaaaatgtatAGCTTCCgacagaccgccttctgtattcaacttacgaagaaagtgtaaagcctctcgcggttcaaaacGCTTTCACTACGTCCTACGGCTTCAGTActcaacttaaagggttagttcacccaaaaacgttccacacccgtaagaccttcgttcatcttcggaacacaaataaggatatttttgataaaatccgatggctcagtgagctactaaagacatatttacagttcatgtgactacagtggttcaaccttaatattatgaagcgacaagaatattttttgtgcgccaaaaaaacaaaataactttattcaacaatatctagtgatgggtgatttcaaaacactgcttcatgaagcttcgaagctttacaaatcttttgtttcgaataagTGGTTCGTAGCgtaacgaggcttcgttacgtcataaatgttaattatcttgctggcatcagattttatcaaaaatatcttaatttgtgttccaaagatgaacaaaggtcttacgggtgtggaatgacataagggtgagtaattaatgacagaattttcatttttgagtgaaataaccctttaagaaaaaagcgtaactgattTGATGTAAAAGTAACTATtccttttgttttattcagagTTGTTCAGAGTCTGTAGTGCttataaatgtaatgaaaatattattagaccttttaaatgtttttctgcaTTTCTCCCTCATTCTTGGGAGTTTGTTGTCAGATAgggttatatttttaaaatgcatcaaGGTGCTCTCAACTCTgctttttgtgttgttgtttttttttttctccatggtcatattttaatattcatgtgtcTGTATAATGAGTGTTACAGATCTGTGTTTTATTGGTTGTTTTCTCCTCTTTCCCCTCCTTCTACTCTCCCACTTTTCCACAGCTTTACATGCCCATTTCTAGAGACTTTTTCTACTCTGAGGTGTGAACGACCAGGGTTTCATGACACGTTAATGTTCAactaacaacaaaagacaaaaagaaaatcacccactgctcttgactgaatagcttttgtaactttgataaggattaatctatattttatttatacagtgaagactatgcagtgttttattttgatttctttaTTCAATTTCCGTACCTTAAAATTGTGATGTTTCACTGTCTGGTAtctaaaaatttgaaccacaaCCCCAACcaggccagtagaaaaaaatccttagcgttgagccctgtgAAAGATAAAATATGATGAACAGTGAAAGTAACAGAAGCTCCTACATAAAGATAACTGAAGGAACATAacatacagtgccctccacaattattggcacccttagtaaatatgagcaaaggtggctgtgaaaataaatctgcattatttatccttttgatctttcattcaaaaaattcacaaaattctaaactttcatcgaagtaaaacaattgaaagtgggggaaactcacattatgaaataaatgtttttctccaatacatgttggccacaattattggcacccctagaaattcttatgagtaaaatatctctgaagtatattcccgttcatatttacatttttttttagcacaccagggttactaggagcatgaaattgtccagccatgacttcctgttccacaggagtataaacatgaggaaaaacaaaggccaaattcccaaAATAAAGTGGCTGTACACAAAataaagtggctgtaagaaaatagctaaagcattgaaaatccccatttccactatcagggcaataattaagaagttccaatcaactaaatatgttacaaatctgcctggaagaggacgtttgtctaaatcgtcctaatgtgaagtgaggaggaaagtttgagtggccaaagactctccaaagATCACAGCTAGAGAATTGctgagattagttgagtcttgagtgtcagaaagtcaaaaaaaaaattatcaaacagcgcctacatccccacaagttgttcgggagagtttcaagaaaaatcctctgctctcatccagaaacaatctccagcatattcagttgtcagacacgactggaacttcaaacgggaccggcttctatggtcagatgaaactaaaaaaagagcttttcggcagcaaacccaccagatgggtttggtgcacacatgtataaaaagtaccccatgcccatgGTTAAATATATTGCTGGATCTtcaatgttgtgggcctatttttctgctggaggtcctggacatcttgttcagatacatggtatcatggattctatcaaataccaacagataaaaaatcaaaacctgaccgcttctgctagaaatccaatgaTGGGCcttggttggatcttccatcaggacaattaTCCAAAACatacatcaaaaccaacacaaaaatgtgtcactgagcacaaagtGAAGCTTCTTCCATGGTCGTCCcagttccctgacctgaaccctaaagaaaatgagtggagtgaactgaagagagaagcaccaacatgaagctgggaatctgaaggaactgtagagattctgcataaaggaatggtctctgatctcttgtcaggtgttctccaaactcatcaggcattatagaagatgactcagagctgttatcttggaaaaaggaggttgcaaaaagttttgaataaaaggttgccaataattgtggccaacgtgttttggagaaaaacatttatttcataatgtgatttttttttttttttttttttttatttttttttcccactttcaattcttttccttcaatgaaaggttagattttgtgaattttttgaatgaaagatcaaaaggataaacaatgcagatttattttcacagccgcctttgctcataattactaagggtgccaataattgtgcaGGGCACTGTATCTGTTTGCTAAACAAATTTAGCCAACTAATTTGATTCATATTCTTTTGGTTTCTCTAcccaatattttaaaaattgctaATGCAATGAATATACAGGTATTAGTATCGGCAAgtaccaaaaatgaaagtatcaGTATCAGACTTATTCTGGAAAAagtggtatcggtgcatccctttGGTAAATATTAAAGTAATGTGGTATTAGGATCTGATACATCACTATACCACTGCACCACCACCactactttttgtttgtttgatgtaTTTTATCCAGCTTAGAGCTTTTATCCTTTATTTGCAACTAAGACTATTGGGATTCCATAACACCCACTATGCAATACAATGGATCACACCTTACTGGTTTTGAACATACAACCCTTTAGCTACTTGTAACAATTGCATTATAATTTGAGTTTATCTTCTTCTCAGGGTGCTTATTACACACAGCCAGTGTACGCCGCCCAGCCTCATGTAATCCACCACACCACCGTGGTCCAGCCCAACAGCATCCCCTCCGCCATCTACCCCGCTCCTGTACCTGCGCCCCGCTCCAACGGTGTGGCCATGGGCATGGTGGCCGGAACAACGATGGCCATGTCTGCCGGTAAGATgctcaaaattataatattgttaaagctaagaaattatataaacaaacaaaaagaaaaagaaaaaaaaagtctacaaCGGCCATAtaaacagaatattcattttgggGCAAACTATCCCCAAAATATCAATTTTCAAAATTCTGTGTGTTGCTCTGAGACACACGATagttctgctctggctttaAAGGCAATATTTTTTTGGGCAAAATAGAGACaataacaaaacacacaatattgtgtctaaaatataacacaatattaacttcttatttattgaactgttgtataaaatctttttttcacattttcactcGTGCTGTTTGggacaaaaataacattcatgTGATATTATGCTCATTACTCGTAtaatattgcttaactatagCCTATCATATGATATAGATATGAGACAAAAATCATACAGaggcatttttgccctgatatcttgaattttaggggcatTCGAACTGATTTCTATAGGGTACATCacacagtgagttgttgccctgcttcATGTTCATCAccaatcaactgtatgaaatgtaagatgaaCTATGTAGGTCTGGGCAGGGCAGGtgctttaaatgcattaaatcattttatttatttttctataactaattaattaaattaacgtgttaaatcgacagccctaatatatatatatatatatatatatatatatatatatatatatatatatatatatatatatctccaaatcattgaatgcAGGTGTTCCAAttacttccatggccacaggtgtataaaatcaagcacctaggcatgcagactgtttctacaaacatttgtgaaagaatgggtcgctctcaggagctc from Ctenopharyngodon idella isolate HZGC_01 chromosome 18, HZGC01, whole genome shotgun sequence encodes:
- the fam168a gene encoding protein FAM168A isoform X2, which translates into the protein MNPVYSPVQPGTPYGNPKNMAYTGYPGGYPTTAPTYTANLYQTGSPGYPPVLLVKQAWPQTASAPGPGEGSYDLAVDAGSESRQYQASSTAFRYTAGTPYKVPPTQTNGAPPPYSPSPNPYQTAMYPIRSAYPQQNLYAQGAYYTQPVYAAQPHVIHHTTVVQPNSIPSAIYPAPVPAPRSNGVAMGMVAGTTMAMSAGTLLTTPQHTPIGAHPVTVPTYRPQGTPGYSYVPPHW
- the fam168a gene encoding protein FAM168A isoform X1, whose product is MASGHSTDKFSFLYPTDTSQNVKSKNRLSSTMNPVYSPVQPGTPYGNPKNMAYTGYPGGYPTTAPTYTANLYQTGSPGYPPVLLVKQAWPQTASAPGPGEGSYDLAVDAGSESRQYQASSTAFRYTAGTPYKVPPTQTNGAPPPYSPSPNPYQTAMYPIRSAYPQQNLYAQGAYYTQPVYAAQPHVIHHTTVVQPNSIPSAIYPAPVPAPRSNGVAMGMVAGTTMAMSAGTLLTTPQHTPIGAHPVTVPTYRPQGTPGYSYVPPHW
- the fam168a gene encoding protein FAM168A isoform X4 codes for the protein MNPVYSPVQPGTPYGNPKNMAYTGYPGGYPTTAPTYTANLYQTGSPGYPPGYTAGTPYKVPPTQTNGAPPPYSPSPNPYQTAMYPIRSAYPQQNLYAQGAYYTQPVYAAQPHVIHHTTVVQPNSIPSAIYPAPVPAPRSNGVAMGMVAGTTMAMSAGTLLTTPQHTPIGAHPVTVPTYRPQGTPGYSYVPPHW